From one Aeropyrum camini SY1 = JCM 12091 genomic stretch:
- a CDS encoding OsmC family protein, with protein MAGRTGEFKIVLQPVTAEASPAGEAVKVDVGGVSITVYPEREAGGPEKGLTPLGLLAASLASCEVLMSRLVGRMLGYNSFDVRVSVTADVQVGEGLRSLSVKYVFKGIEPSAARLIVGKVKELCPVYNTLARNGVTVKEEVRVE; from the coding sequence TTGGCCGGGAGAACAGGGGAGTTTAAGATAGTGCTGCAACCCGTTACTGCGGAAGCCTCTCCAGCAGGAGAGGCTGTGAAGGTAGATGTCGGTGGTGTATCGATAACCGTCTACCCTGAGCGCGAGGCAGGCGGTCCCGAGAAGGGTCTTACACCCCTCGGCCTTTTAGCCGCGAGCCTTGCTTCCTGTGAGGTTCTGATGAGCAGGCTTGTGGGGCGTATGCTCGGCTATAATAGCTTTGATGTGAGGGTGAGTGTCACGGCTGATGTACAGGTCGGCGAAGGGCTGCGAAGCCTAAGCGTTAAATACGTGTTTAAAGGTATTGAACCCAGCGCGGCGAGGCTCATAGTCGGTAAGGTAAAGGAGCTATGCCCGGTCTACAATACTTTAGCTAGGAACGGTGTGACAGTCAAGGAGGAAGTTAGAGTGGAGTAA
- a CDS encoding SDH family Clp fold serine proteinase: MVFDFSSLVWLLFWLLLLASMLNPVLAVRRLQAARLELIRSMERKYGWRVITMIHREERVSFFGIPLRRFIDIDDSEAVVRAIRSTPPEKPIALILHTPGGLVLAASQIARALKRHKGRKIVIVPHYAMSGGTLIALAADEIRMDPNAVLGPLDPQLSAGPTGPAVPAPSVVKVAKMKGKDAQDTTLIMADVAEKAIEEMREVITELLQDKVGVEKAREIAVLLTEGRWTHDYPITFERAKEMGLPVSDEVPPEVYQLMELYPQAPANRPGVEYLPQPTPYLPRQGSAGEGG, translated from the coding sequence GTGGTATTTGATTTCTCTAGCCTTGTATGGCTCCTCTTCTGGCTACTACTGCTTGCTTCCATGCTGAACCCCGTACTAGCTGTAAGGAGGCTGCAGGCCGCTAGGCTGGAGCTGATAAGGAGTATGGAGAGGAAGTATGGCTGGCGGGTCATAACCATGATACACAGGGAGGAAAGGGTATCTTTCTTCGGAATACCCCTGAGGAGGTTTATAGATATAGATGATAGTGAGGCTGTGGTGAGAGCCATTAGAAGCACCCCCCCAGAGAAGCCTATTGCTCTTATCCTGCACACGCCAGGGGGCCTTGTGCTCGCCGCGAGCCAGATAGCCAGGGCTCTCAAGAGGCATAAAGGCAGGAAGATCGTTATAGTGCCCCATTATGCTATGAGTGGAGGCACTCTGATAGCCCTAGCCGCCGATGAGATAAGAATGGATCCCAACGCCGTCCTAGGCCCCCTAGACCCTCAGCTCTCAGCTGGTCCCACCGGGCCCGCAGTCCCAGCTCCCAGCGTAGTGAAGGTTGCCAAGATGAAGGGTAAGGATGCGCAAGACACCACCCTGATAATGGCGGATGTTGCTGAGAAGGCTATAGAGGAGATGAGGGAGGTAATTACAGAGCTTCTTCAGGATAAGGTGGGTGTTGAGAAGGCTAGGGAGATTGCAGTTCTCCTAACAGAGGGGAGATGGACACATGACTACCCTATAACGTTTGAGAGGGCCAAGGAGATGGGTCTGCCTGTGAGCGACGAGGTGCCTCCCGAGGTCTACCAGCTAATGGAACTCTATCCGCAGGCCCCTGCCAACAGGCCGGGAGTCGAGTACCTACCCCAGCCGACACCATACCTCCCAAGGCAGGGAAGTGCAGGAGAGGGGGGTTAG
- a CDS encoding (2Fe-2S)-binding protein — protein MSKAATPLVRVTLKVNGKTYTHHVPPRMLLVHFLRDVLGLTGTHVGCDTSNCGACTVLVNGKAVKSCTVYTFMVDGAEITTIEGLEQNGKLHPIQEAFWENHGLQCGFCTPGMIMTLHDFLSRNKSPTESEVRRAIEGNLCRCTGYVNIVRSALWAAERMRGG, from the coding sequence GTGTCTAAAGCGGCGACACCCCTTGTGCGTGTAACCCTGAAAGTAAACGGTAAGACGTATACCCACCACGTTCCGCCCAGGATGCTCCTCGTCCATTTCCTCCGCGACGTGCTAGGGCTCACAGGGACTCATGTCGGGTGTGACACGAGCAACTGCGGGGCGTGCACGGTACTCGTAAACGGTAAGGCGGTCAAGTCGTGCACAGTCTACACATTCATGGTGGACGGGGCGGAGATAACCACTATAGAGGGTCTCGAGCAGAACGGCAAGCTCCACCCTATACAGGAAGCCTTCTGGGAGAACCACGGCCTCCAGTGCGGCTTCTGCACGCCAGGCATGATAATGACCCTGCACGACTTCCTCAGCAGGAATAAGAGTCCTACCGAGAGCGAGGTCAGGAGGGCTATAGAGGGCAACCTGTGCAGGTGTACTGGCTACGTCAATATAGTGAGGTCAGCGCTATGGGCGGCTGAGAGGATGAGGGGTGGATAG
- the cutA gene encoding glyceraldehyde dehydrogenase subunit alpha codes for MSQGRKYIGKRVKRKEDPRFITGRGLYVDDIKLPGMVYAAFLRAGYAHARIKSIDTSKAERMPGVIGVYTGEYFKDKVAPLTTAWALANADLKPVFWPVVAQDKVRFTGDIVAVVVAEDPYTAYDALEAIDVEYEPLPVVVDVEEAIKPGAPQLHDEAPGNIAFKWRFTGGESFDKVAEKADIVIKQRMINQRLIPSAMETRGAVASYNKGLEELTLWVTSQNPHVHRLVLSGVLGLPEHKIRVIAPDVGGGFGSKIPVYPGEVIVSRLAMDLGVPVKWVETRRENFLGTIHGRDHVEYVEAAATRDGRLLGIRVKTLANMGAYLSTAAPGVPTILFGLMLQGPYKIESVDVEVLGVLTNTTPVDAYRGAGRPEATYILERVMDLIARRLGLDPAEVRRRNLIDEAPFTTVTGLVYDSGKYKEVFEKALQIAEYEKWREEQRKARQEGRLIGIGISSYIEMCGLAPSRIARATGFGLGLYESVTIRVHPTGKVSVYTGSHPHGQGEETSFAQIVAEELGIPVEDVEIIHGDTDETPFGLGTYGSRTTPVGGGAVALAARRIREKARKIAAAMLEAREEDVVFSEGKFYVRGHPEKSVSFQEVALEAYLADKLPEGLEPGLEATTFYDPENFVFPYGTHVCIVEVDRETWKPKILRYVAVDDAGVIINPMLAEGQVHGGVVQGIAQALFEYAVYDESGNLLTAGFNDYMIPTAKDLPNIESYFVETPSPHNPLGAKGIGETGTIASTPAVVNAVLDALAHMGVEHIDMPLTPHNIWKALKDKGVVK; via the coding sequence TTGTCGCAGGGAAGGAAGTATATCGGTAAAAGGGTTAAGCGTAAAGAGGACCCCCGCTTCATAACGGGTAGGGGCCTATACGTCGACGACATTAAGCTCCCGGGCATGGTGTACGCCGCGTTCCTGAGGGCGGGCTACGCTCATGCAAGGATAAAGTCTATAGACACGTCGAAAGCGGAGAGGATGCCGGGGGTCATAGGGGTCTACACGGGAGAGTATTTCAAAGACAAGGTCGCACCCCTCACCACAGCCTGGGCGCTGGCTAACGCCGACTTGAAACCCGTTTTCTGGCCTGTTGTAGCCCAGGATAAGGTGAGGTTTACTGGCGATATTGTGGCCGTTGTCGTGGCCGAGGACCCGTACACAGCCTACGACGCTCTGGAGGCTATAGACGTCGAGTACGAGCCGCTTCCCGTTGTTGTGGATGTAGAGGAGGCTATAAAGCCCGGGGCCCCCCAGCTCCATGACGAGGCTCCAGGCAACATAGCCTTCAAATGGAGGTTCACGGGCGGGGAGAGCTTCGATAAGGTCGCCGAGAAGGCTGACATAGTTATCAAGCAGAGGATGATAAACCAGAGGCTCATACCAAGCGCCATGGAGACTAGGGGTGCGGTGGCCAGCTACAACAAGGGCCTCGAGGAGCTGACCCTGTGGGTTACCTCGCAGAACCCCCACGTGCACAGGCTCGTCCTCTCCGGCGTCCTGGGCCTGCCTGAGCATAAGATCAGGGTTATAGCCCCCGATGTGGGCGGGGGTTTCGGAAGCAAGATACCCGTCTACCCCGGCGAGGTCATAGTATCCAGGCTGGCTATGGATCTGGGGGTGCCCGTAAAGTGGGTTGAGACGAGGAGGGAGAACTTCCTGGGCACCATACACGGTAGGGACCATGTGGAGTACGTGGAGGCCGCGGCAACCAGGGATGGGAGGCTTCTTGGGATAAGGGTTAAGACCCTGGCCAACATGGGCGCCTACTTATCCACAGCCGCCCCTGGAGTCCCCACCATACTCTTCGGCCTCATGCTCCAGGGCCCCTATAAGATCGAGTCTGTCGACGTCGAGGTTCTAGGTGTGCTGACCAACACGACCCCGGTAGACGCCTACCGGGGGGCTGGGAGGCCGGAGGCGACGTATATACTAGAGAGGGTTATGGACCTGATAGCTAGGAGGCTGGGCCTCGACCCTGCCGAGGTTAGGAGGAGAAACCTCATCGATGAGGCGCCCTTCACTACCGTGACAGGCCTGGTCTACGACAGCGGCAAGTACAAGGAGGTGTTTGAGAAGGCGCTTCAGATAGCAGAGTATGAGAAGTGGAGGGAGGAGCAGAGGAAGGCTAGGCAGGAGGGCAGGCTGATAGGGATAGGTATATCCAGCTATATAGAGATGTGCGGCCTAGCACCCTCTAGGATAGCTAGGGCCACCGGCTTCGGCCTAGGCCTATACGAGAGCGTCACCATAAGGGTGCACCCAACGGGCAAGGTGAGCGTCTACACCGGCTCCCACCCGCACGGGCAGGGGGAGGAGACTTCCTTCGCCCAGATAGTGGCTGAGGAGCTTGGCATCCCTGTGGAGGATGTCGAGATAATACACGGCGACACTGACGAGACGCCCTTCGGCCTTGGCACCTACGGCAGCAGGACAACGCCGGTGGGTGGTGGCGCCGTGGCCCTGGCCGCCAGGAGGATAAGGGAGAAGGCGAGGAAGATAGCGGCCGCCATGCTCGAGGCTAGGGAGGAGGACGTTGTATTCTCCGAGGGCAAGTTCTACGTGAGAGGCCATCCCGAGAAGAGCGTGTCGTTCCAGGAGGTGGCCCTCGAGGCCTATCTAGCCGACAAGCTGCCAGAGGGCCTCGAGCCCGGGCTAGAAGCCACCACATTCTACGACCCCGAGAACTTCGTATTCCCCTACGGCACCCACGTCTGCATAGTGGAGGTTGACAGGGAGACGTGGAAGCCGAAGATACTGAGGTATGTGGCGGTGGACGACGCTGGCGTGATAATAAACCCGATGCTGGCCGAGGGCCAGGTACACGGGGGAGTCGTCCAGGGCATAGCACAGGCCCTCTTCGAGTACGCGGTCTACGACGAGAGCGGGAACCTCCTCACAGCAGGGTTCAACGACTACATGATACCCACCGCCAAGGACCTCCCGAACATAGAGTCGTACTTCGTGGAGACGCCCTCACCCCACAACCCGCTGGGCGCAAAGGGTATAGGTGAGACGGGCACCATAGCATCCACGCCAGCCGTCGTGAACGCGGTGCTAGACGCCCTGGCCCACATGGGCGTGGAGCACATAGACATGCCCCTGACGCCCCACAACATTTGGAAGGCCCTTAAGGATAAGGGGGTGGTGAAGTAG
- the cutB gene encoding glyceraldehyde dehydrogenase subunit beta: protein MYPASFEVLIPRSLDEALDMLEKYGENAKVLAGGHSLIPMMRLRLVKPAYVIYIGRIPGLSYIREEGGELRIGALTTHNEIEESSLLKEKNPLLSETASKIGDLQVRNMGTIGGSLAHADPAADYPATLAALEASVVLKSKSGERVVKLEDFIIGPYITDLRPNELLVEIRAPALTGSFGTAYEKLVFRASDFAIVGVAALVQLSGDGTAEKVRVGLTGVDEKPVRARGVEEELEGKKLSEDLIARAAERASEGINPPTDIRASAEYRRRMARALTKQALTRAFKRASRTQG, encoded by the coding sequence GTGTACCCGGCTAGCTTCGAGGTCCTCATACCCAGGAGCCTCGACGAGGCTCTGGATATGCTCGAGAAGTACGGGGAAAACGCTAAGGTACTGGCCGGAGGCCACAGCCTCATACCTATGATGAGGCTGAGGCTGGTGAAGCCGGCCTACGTGATATACATCGGCAGGATCCCAGGGCTCTCCTACATTAGGGAGGAGGGCGGCGAATTAAGGATAGGGGCGTTGACGACCCACAACGAGATCGAGGAGTCGAGCCTGCTGAAGGAGAAGAACCCCCTGCTCAGCGAGACGGCCTCCAAGATAGGGGACCTCCAGGTGAGGAACATGGGCACCATAGGGGGCAGCCTGGCCCACGCAGACCCCGCAGCCGACTACCCGGCGACCCTAGCCGCTCTCGAGGCCAGCGTCGTCCTCAAGAGCAAGTCGGGGGAGAGGGTCGTCAAGCTAGAGGACTTCATAATAGGCCCCTACATAACAGACCTCAGGCCCAACGAGCTCCTAGTAGAGATCAGGGCGCCGGCTCTCACAGGCTCCTTCGGAACAGCCTACGAGAAGCTGGTCTTCAGAGCCTCAGACTTCGCTATAGTGGGGGTGGCAGCCTTAGTACAGCTCTCCGGTGACGGGACTGCGGAGAAGGTGAGAGTGGGCTTGACGGGCGTCGACGAGAAGCCTGTCAGGGCTAGAGGCGTTGAGGAGGAGCTTGAGGGCAAGAAGCTCAGCGAGGACCTCATCGCCAGGGCGGCGGAGAGAGCCTCGGAGGGTATAAACCCGCCCACAGACATCAGGGCCTCCGCAGAGTATAGGAGGAGGATGGCTAGAGCCCTTACAAAGCAGGCTCTAACAAGGGCTTTCAAACGCGCTTCCAGGACACAAGGCTAA
- a CDS encoding AAA family ATPase: MEGEWERFLRQLTPEKLEYLLRSRDYIPSKDLLMALYLALKLGKPLLVEGEPGNGKTELAKVLAEALGTELIRLQCYEGIDASQALYDWNYPKQLLAIRMLERSGDVESIEREIYSEKYLVKGPLLRAVTYRGPKPPVLLIDEVDRADEEFEAFLLEFLAEFQVTVPEIGTFRAEKRPIVIITSNRTREVGEGLRRRCLYVYVTYPPKEREVEIVMRRVKGVERRLVEKAVDVVARIRASEAVLKKPGVSETIDWVEGLRALGYRDIDRRALEDTVSCLFKAREDLEAVSLDDLLGG, from the coding sequence ATGGAGGGGGAGTGGGAGAGATTCCTGAGGCAGCTTACCCCGGAGAAGCTTGAGTATCTCCTCCGGAGCAGGGATTACATACCCAGCAAGGACCTCCTTATGGCCCTCTACCTGGCCCTGAAGCTTGGGAAGCCTCTTCTGGTCGAGGGGGAGCCGGGTAACGGTAAGACGGAGCTCGCCAAGGTTCTCGCCGAGGCCCTGGGAACAGAGCTGATAAGACTCCAGTGCTACGAGGGTATAGACGCCTCCCAGGCCCTCTACGACTGGAACTATCCTAAGCAGCTGCTTGCTATAAGGATGTTGGAGAGGAGTGGTGATGTGGAGAGTATAGAGCGGGAGATCTACTCTGAGAAGTACCTGGTGAAGGGGCCGCTCCTAAGGGCGGTCACATACAGGGGGCCTAAGCCCCCCGTCCTGCTGATAGACGAGGTTGACAGGGCCGACGAGGAGTTCGAGGCTTTCCTCCTCGAGTTCCTCGCCGAGTTCCAGGTGACGGTGCCGGAGATAGGCACCTTCAGGGCGGAGAAGAGGCCTATAGTGATAATCACCTCGAACAGGACACGGGAGGTTGGCGAGGGTCTCAGGAGGAGGTGTCTCTACGTCTACGTAACCTACCCGCCCAAGGAGAGGGAGGTGGAGATAGTTATGAGGAGGGTGAAGGGTGTTGAGAGGAGGCTTGTGGAGAAGGCTGTAGACGTTGTGGCCAGGATAAGGGCGTCTGAGGCTGTTTTGAAGAAGCCGGGCGTCTCCGAGACCATAGACTGGGTGGAGGGGCTGAGGGCCCTCGGCTACAGGGATATAGACAGGAGGGCCCTAGAGGACACGGTCTCCTGCCTGTTCAAGGCCAGGGAGGACCTAGAGGCGGTCTCCCTAGACGACCTTCTAGGGGGCTAA